In Parasegetibacter sp. NRK P23, a single genomic region encodes these proteins:
- a CDS encoding LysR substrate-binding domain-containing protein, with product MLFDALTLECFIAVAETGSFTRAAGKVSRTQSAVSQQIAKLEGMIGKPVFIRARHFSLTPEGELLLTYAKKIVQLNREAMDRFIHPELQGEVRFGLPEDFASVFLSEVLTEFASLHPRVMLNVECDLTLNLFSRFRKKEFDLVLVKMSKPEDFPNGMDVWSEALEWVGNKNLADFDETQQVPLVLSPQPCVYRARAIQALEKINRKWRIVFSSHSYAGTVAAVKAGMGITVLPRNMVPEDLHIIRAKKQLPNLDDTHISLLKHHNKNLVVNSFEKFVVERLNP from the coding sequence ATGCTATTTGATGCCTTAACCTTGGAATGTTTCATCGCGGTGGCGGAAACCGGAAGCTTTACCCGTGCGGCCGGCAAGGTATCGCGTACCCAATCTGCCGTGAGCCAGCAAATCGCCAAGCTGGAGGGAATGATAGGAAAACCTGTGTTTATAAGAGCCCGTCATTTTTCGCTTACACCTGAAGGTGAGTTACTGCTTACTTACGCAAAAAAAATCGTGCAGTTAAACCGTGAAGCGATGGATCGGTTTATACATCCTGAGCTTCAGGGTGAAGTAAGGTTTGGTTTACCGGAAGATTTCGCCAGCGTTTTTTTATCTGAAGTGCTTACCGAATTCGCGTCCCTTCATCCCCGCGTTATGCTGAATGTGGAATGTGATTTAACGCTGAACCTATTTTCCAGGTTCAGGAAAAAAGAATTTGATCTTGTGCTCGTAAAGATGAGCAAGCCCGAGGATTTTCCCAATGGAATGGATGTATGGTCGGAAGCGCTGGAATGGGTAGGCAATAAAAACCTCGCTGATTTTGATGAAACGCAACAGGTGCCTTTGGTGCTCTCACCGCAACCCTGTGTTTACAGGGCGAGGGCGATACAGGCGCTGGAAAAGATAAACCGCAAATGGCGCATCGTTTTTTCGAGCCATAGTTATGCCGGAACCGTTGCCGCCGTAAAGGCCGGCATGGGCATTACCGTACTTCCCCGCAATATGGTGCCTGAAGATTTACACATTATCCGGGCAAAAAAACAACTCCCTAACCTGGATGATACGCATATATCGTTATTGAAGCACCACAATAAAAACCTGGTGGTGAACTCTTTTGAAAAGTTTGTGGTGGAGCGGTTGAATCCGTAG
- a CDS encoding TolC family protein: protein MKRFTMRRLLPILAMTGILASASAQDTKELSLKEALDHALQNKAAAKKARLDEQNSTYKIDEVKARALPNISGSGSLTYNPLLQLSALPGEILGRPGETVLVAFGQKWNSGAAVTLTQNIFDQSVFTGLKAAKTTREYYLILGQLTDEQVIEQVANSYYQVLVQRQKLVVIDSTIATTNRVKEVIEGQYNNGLAKKIDLDRTKVNISNLQAQRQQLLNAVQLQENALKFYMGMDIAMPINIPQDQLEKIQPQIALAETSADVKNLTDYKLLKKQEQLLLFQKEAVKAEYYPTLSLNGNYGYQGLGNKFPIGKGSAQGVNWFDYASVGLNLKIPIFNGFATRSRVRQADIDVQKLRADIKDTELSLDLNFQNAKTQLTNSIITLNNQKENVALAEEVYQNTRNNYNQGLAPLTDLLDAENSLTTAQNNYSTALLDYRLAEIQLIKAQGNLKTLLN, encoded by the coding sequence ATGAAACGCTTTACCATGCGTCGCCTGCTTCCCATTTTGGCGATGACGGGCATACTGGCATCGGCCAGCGCCCAGGATACAAAAGAGCTTTCGTTGAAAGAAGCGCTTGACCACGCGTTGCAAAACAAGGCAGCCGCGAAGAAAGCCCGTCTCGACGAACAAAACAGCACTTATAAAATCGATGAAGTAAAGGCCAGGGCCCTACCCAACATTTCAGGCTCCGGATCGCTTACTTACAACCCACTTCTGCAACTGAGTGCATTGCCCGGTGAAATTCTGGGTCGCCCGGGAGAAACCGTCCTCGTGGCATTCGGTCAGAAATGGAACAGCGGCGCAGCCGTTACACTCACTCAGAACATCTTTGACCAATCCGTTTTTACCGGACTGAAAGCAGCGAAAACCACCCGCGAATACTACCTGATCCTAGGGCAACTCACCGATGAGCAGGTGATTGAACAGGTGGCCAACAGCTATTACCAGGTATTGGTGCAACGCCAGAAACTTGTGGTGATCGACAGCACCATCGCCACCACCAACCGCGTGAAAGAAGTGATCGAAGGCCAATATAACAATGGGCTGGCCAAAAAGATAGACCTTGACCGTACCAAAGTAAACATCTCTAACCTCCAGGCCCAGCGCCAGCAATTGCTGAACGCGGTGCAACTCCAGGAGAACGCACTTAAATTCTATATGGGTATGGACATTGCCATGCCCATCAACATCCCGCAGGACCAACTGGAAAAGATCCAACCCCAAATCGCACTGGCGGAAACTTCGGCGGATGTGAAAAATCTTACGGACTATAAACTGTTGAAGAAACAGGAACAACTGCTGTTGTTTCAGAAGGAAGCCGTGAAAGCAGAATACTACCCCACCCTCTCCCTGAACGGAAACTATGGCTACCAGGGGCTTGGCAACAAATTCCCGATCGGAAAAGGCAGCGCCCAGGGTGTGAACTGGTTCGATTACGCTTCCGTAGGATTGAACCTGAAAATACCCATCTTCAACGGGTTCGCTACCAGGTCGCGCGTAAGACAGGCCGATATTGACGTGCAGAAATTAAGAGCGGACATCAAAGACACTGAACTTTCCCTCGACCTCAATTTCCAGAACGCGAAAACACAACTCACCAACAGCATCATCACCCTCAACAACCAGAAAGAGAACGTGGCGCTCGCGGAAGAAGTGTACCAGAACACGCGCAACAACTACAACCAGGGACTGGCGCCACTGACCGACCTGCTGGACGCAGAAAACTCCCTCACCACCGCACAAAATAATTATTCCACCGCACTGCTCGATTACAGGCTCGCGGAAATCCAACTCATCAAAGCCCAGGGCAATTTAAAAACACTCTTAAACTAA
- a CDS encoding proton-conducting transporter membrane subunit, which yields MEQKMTGFPALFYVDALSLVIIALVTFVALSIGSYASRYLEGDSRQRSFFANLVMLVASVYLMLCADHLLLFLASWGTSNLLLTRLMLHKRRWEAARQSSLLAAKNFGLGFFFLGTAALILYNVTGQTSIQSILTQSIGSQWTIITGSLLLLAAMTQSALWPFHRWLTSSLNSPTPVSAIMHAGLVNGGGFLLARFAPLLAGEAVLMPIIFATGIATALLGTLWKLMQSDIKRMLACSTMGQMGFMIVQCGLGLFPAAIAHLCWHGLFKAYLFLASGSAAQEKRLDLDYPPSLKQFLPALVCGALAAGTFSLTIGERISLADTTLFLVLLPLIAGTQFALPILRGRQKLRLPLAIVASALIGCCYGFSVHLIGQVLAPLNIAVPQELNPLHFIGAVLLVASWLAMLFIHPARWKSYPGWLLKKYVQMLNASQPHPKTITAERNKYQF from the coding sequence ATGGAGCAAAAAATGACTGGTTTTCCGGCACTGTTTTATGTTGACGCCCTTAGTTTGGTCATCATCGCACTGGTGACTTTTGTAGCACTATCCATCGGATCCTACGCGTCCAGGTACTTGGAAGGAGACAGCAGGCAGCGTTCTTTTTTTGCAAACCTGGTCATGCTGGTAGCCTCGGTTTATCTGATGCTGTGCGCCGATCATTTGCTGTTGTTCCTGGCTTCCTGGGGTACCAGCAACCTGCTGCTTACCCGGCTTATGCTACACAAGCGCCGGTGGGAAGCGGCAAGACAATCTTCTCTACTGGCGGCTAAAAATTTTGGATTAGGGTTCTTTTTCCTGGGAACCGCCGCCCTCATTTTGTATAACGTTACGGGACAAACGTCAATACAATCGATCCTTACTCAATCCATAGGCTCCCAATGGACCATTATAACCGGTTCACTTTTATTACTGGCAGCTATGACGCAATCGGCTTTGTGGCCCTTCCACCGCTGGCTCACCAGTTCACTGAATTCACCTACGCCTGTTTCAGCCATCATGCACGCCGGGCTGGTAAATGGCGGTGGATTTTTGCTGGCGCGCTTCGCTCCCTTATTGGCAGGTGAGGCGGTTTTAATGCCTATCATTTTCGCAACAGGCATCGCCACCGCTTTGCTGGGCACGCTCTGGAAACTGATGCAAAGTGATATCAAACGGATGCTGGCCTGCTCAACAATGGGACAGATGGGGTTCATGATCGTTCAGTGCGGACTTGGTTTGTTTCCCGCAGCCATCGCCCACCTTTGCTGGCACGGACTGTTTAAAGCTTACCTGTTCCTTGCTTCCGGATCAGCCGCGCAGGAAAAAAGACTGGACCTCGACTATCCACCTTCCCTGAAACAATTTTTACCGGCACTGGTCTGTGGCGCATTAGCGGCCGGCACTTTTTCCTTAACGATCGGGGAGCGGATAAGTCTGGCAGATACAACGCTGTTCCTGGTATTGCTTCCTTTGATTGCAGGAACGCAGTTCGCATTGCCTATCCTCCGCGGCCGCCAAAAGCTAAGGCTTCCGTTGGCCATCGTTGCGTCAGCGCTCATTGGTTGCTGTTATGGTTTTAGTGTACACCTTATCGGGCAGGTGCTTGCGCCCCTGAATATAGCCGTTCCTCAGGAACTGAATCCTTTGCACTTCATTGGCGCGGTACTGCTTGTAGCATCATGGCTGGCGATGCTGTTCATCCATCCCGCCAGGTGGAAATCTTATCCCGGCTGGCTCCTCAAAAAATATGTTCAAATGCTCAATGCGAGCCAGCCTCATCCCAAAACAATTACCGCTGAACGCAACAAATATCAGTTCTGA
- a CDS encoding TetR/AcrR family transcriptional regulator yields MEQVILQTTFQLFTSKGIHQFTMDELANRLGVSKKTLYRFFPSRQDLVEQVSLQVSDEYEAAMQKVDEQRLNSLKTLLGYIAAVVEFCKKTSPVYFSDLRKHYPFQWMELQLQMEKTLLTRVKRVLENGISEGVFRGNLHPELVMSIWQQHLQTDFEYAAQLVNDYSKDEVFRQAMYLFLYGIIAPAAIPRLEDELLELSAQHQTAIAR; encoded by the coding sequence ATGGAACAAGTTATATTACAAACCACCTTCCAGCTTTTCACCTCGAAAGGCATCCACCAGTTCACCATGGATGAACTCGCGAACAGGCTGGGGGTATCCAAGAAAACGCTGTACCGGTTCTTCCCTTCCCGGCAGGACCTGGTAGAACAGGTATCCCTGCAGGTAAGCGACGAATACGAAGCAGCCATGCAAAAAGTGGACGAGCAACGCCTGAACAGTTTAAAAACACTGCTCGGTTACATTGCCGCAGTCGTGGAGTTCTGCAAGAAAACCTCTCCCGTCTATTTTTCCGATCTCCGGAAACACTACCCCTTCCAGTGGATGGAGCTCCAGCTGCAAATGGAAAAAACACTGCTTACCAGAGTGAAAAGGGTACTGGAAAACGGCATCAGCGAAGGTGTGTTCCGGGGCAACCTGCACCCGGAACTGGTGATGAGCATCTGGCAGCAGCACCTGCAAACTGATTTTGAATACGCGGCCCAACTCGTGAACGATTATTCCAAAGATGAAGTGTTCCGCCAGGCCATGTACCTCTTCCTGTACGGTATCATCGCGCCGGCAGCCATACCCAGGCTGGAAGACGAACTGCTGGAACTCAGCGCACAGCACCAGACGGCCATAGCCCGATAA
- a CDS encoding S-adenosyl-l-methionine hydroxide adenosyltransferase family protein gives MAIITLTSDIGRQDYLPGAIKGRLLRINPAFQLVDITHELPPFNYPQAAYVCRNAIRNFPEGSYHIVLVNLFDAPPRHILLALHQQQYIACADNGLLTMILEEKPEEVVAIPIPQDIPPHTLHLTDVIGKAIAQLNNGAALEDIGDPRVNIVEKLPIRPVSGNNFLEGQIIFIDHFENVVVNITRPQFEAARQGRSFKIVFKRDEVIDRISHTYADVPESEKLALFNASDYLEIAINKGNAAGLFGLQGFSEQAGNTAYLQNRLFYQTVRIYFE, from the coding sequence ATGGCAATTATCACCCTTACCTCGGACATCGGAAGGCAGGATTACCTGCCAGGCGCCATCAAAGGACGGCTGCTGCGGATAAACCCGGCCTTTCAACTGGTGGACATCACGCATGAATTGCCCCCCTTCAATTACCCCCAGGCCGCTTATGTATGCCGGAACGCCATCCGCAATTTCCCGGAGGGCAGCTACCATATCGTGCTGGTAAACCTGTTCGATGCGCCGCCCAGACATATATTGCTCGCGCTGCACCAACAGCAGTACATCGCTTGTGCCGACAATGGCCTGCTCACCATGATCCTGGAAGAGAAACCGGAAGAAGTGGTGGCCATACCCATTCCCCAGGATATACCTCCTCATACCCTGCACCTCACCGACGTAATCGGAAAAGCCATCGCGCAACTCAACAACGGGGCCGCACTGGAAGACATCGGCGACCCGCGCGTGAACATCGTGGAAAAACTGCCCATACGGCCAGTAAGCGGTAACAATTTCCTGGAAGGACAGATCATTTTCATCGATCATTTCGAGAATGTGGTGGTGAACATCACCCGTCCCCAGTTCGAAGCAGCCCGTCAGGGCCGCTCCTTCAAGATCGTTTTTAAACGCGATGAAGTGATTGACCGAATCAGTCATACCTATGCCGATGTGCCTGAAAGTGAAAAACTGGCGCTTTTTAATGCGTCAGATTATCTTGAGATCGCGATCAACAAGGGGAACGCCGCCGGACTGTTCGGTTTGCAGGGCTTCTCCGAGCAGGCAGGCAATACCGCCTATTTGCAGAACAGGCTGTTTTACCAGACCGTCAGGATTTATTTTGAATAG
- a CDS encoding efflux RND transporter periplasmic adaptor subunit, with translation MNKAFRIIIVIVLIIGSIGAIAFVLSNNKKEAEEKTAVVAQTNATIAVRVDTVSKELPNLDVIANGNFAPSQELSFSAEKAGRVVNVLVKEGAYVQAGQTLATIRVDQLSVDVQSAEAAYQNALTDKERYENAFKTGGVTQQQLDQALLNLSNAKAKLQQSKINLGDANIKATISGIVNKRHIEPGSVVSPGTPLFDIVNVSKLKLNVTVNEAQVANLQVGKPVKVKASVFPDKEFSGKISFIAPKADAALNFPIEIEISNNAGNQLKAGMYGTAIFDFPNQAPITIVPRTAFVGSVNSNQVFVVENNKALLKTVTAGRILGDKVEIVSGLNEGDLVVTSGQINLANGSAISVIK, from the coding sequence ATGAACAAGGCTTTCAGGATCATTATCGTGATCGTGCTTATTATCGGTTCTATCGGCGCTATCGCCTTTGTACTTTCTAACAACAAAAAAGAAGCTGAGGAAAAGACCGCCGTCGTGGCCCAAACCAACGCCACAATTGCTGTACGCGTAGATACCGTTTCGAAAGAATTGCCCAACCTCGATGTGATCGCCAACGGCAACTTCGCTCCTTCCCAGGAACTCAGTTTCTCCGCTGAAAAAGCTGGTCGTGTGGTGAACGTACTCGTAAAAGAAGGCGCTTATGTACAAGCCGGGCAAACACTGGCCACTATTCGTGTGGACCAACTTTCAGTAGATGTGCAAAGCGCTGAAGCTGCTTATCAGAACGCACTCACCGATAAAGAACGTTACGAAAACGCGTTCAAAACAGGTGGTGTGACCCAACAACAACTGGACCAGGCGCTGCTGAATCTTTCTAACGCAAAAGCTAAGTTGCAGCAATCGAAAATCAATCTCGGAGACGCGAACATCAAAGCCACGATTTCCGGGATCGTCAACAAACGTCATATTGAACCAGGCTCCGTGGTTTCCCCCGGTACGCCACTGTTTGATATCGTGAATGTATCCAAACTGAAACTGAACGTTACCGTGAACGAGGCCCAGGTAGCCAACCTGCAGGTGGGTAAACCCGTGAAAGTGAAAGCCAGCGTTTTCCCCGACAAAGAATTTTCCGGTAAGATCAGTTTCATCGCGCCCAAAGCCGATGCCGCCCTCAACTTTCCCATCGAAATAGAAATCAGCAACAACGCGGGCAACCAGTTGAAAGCAGGTATGTATGGCACGGCCATCTTCGATTTCCCGAACCAGGCACCCATTACCATTGTTCCGCGTACTGCATTTGTTGGGAGCGTGAACAGCAACCAGGTATTTGTGGTGGAAAACAACAAAGCCCTACTGAAGACAGTAACCGCTGGGAGAATACTGGGCGACAAAGTAGAGATCGTGTCCGGGTTAAACGAAGGAGACCTCGTGGTCACCAGCGGCCAGATCAACCTCGCCAATGGAAGCGCCATCAGCGTGATCAAATAA
- a CDS encoding SDR family oxidoreductase yields MMQSYFSNKVVVVTGGSDGIGKALIDLLLPLGAKVATCGRNHDKLYQLEKSYAGKPLHTMVADVASETDCKRFIETTIKVFGRIDILINNAGISMRAMLKDMDAEVIKKVMDINFFGTVYTTKHALPHLIAAKGTIVGVSSIAGYRGLPGRSGYSASKFALQGWLESIKTELMDEGVHVMWVCPGFTASNIRNAALTQKGETQGESPLDEKQLMTSEECAQHILKAVEKKKRTLVLTFQGKQTIFLNKFFPALTDKLVKRFYFKNGVLTK; encoded by the coding sequence ATGATGCAATCCTATTTCTCCAATAAAGTTGTTGTTGTCACAGGCGGAAGCGATGGTATCGGGAAAGCCCTGATAGACCTGCTCCTGCCCCTGGGCGCCAAAGTGGCCACCTGCGGAAGGAACCACGATAAATTGTATCAGCTCGAAAAAAGCTACGCCGGCAAACCACTGCATACCATGGTGGCCGATGTGGCTTCGGAAACAGATTGCAAAAGGTTCATCGAAACCACCATTAAGGTATTCGGAAGAATAGACATACTCATCAACAACGCAGGCATCTCCATGCGCGCGATGCTGAAAGACATGGACGCGGAGGTGATCAAAAAAGTGATGGACATCAACTTCTTCGGAACGGTGTACACCACCAAACACGCGCTCCCCCACCTCATCGCGGCAAAAGGAACCATCGTAGGCGTGTCTTCCATCGCTGGTTACAGGGGGCTTCCGGGAAGATCGGGCTACTCCGCTTCCAAATTCGCGCTGCAGGGCTGGCTCGAATCCATCAAAACAGAATTGATGGACGAAGGCGTGCATGTAATGTGGGTATGCCCCGGGTTCACCGCTTCCAATATCAGGAACGCGGCGCTCACGCAGAAAGGAGAAACACAGGGTGAAAGTCCGCTCGATGAAAAACAACTGATGACTTCCGAAGAATGCGCACAGCATATCCTGAAAGCGGTGGAGAAGAAAAAACGTACGCTGGTACTCACCTTCCAGGGTAAACAAACCATCTTTCTCAATAAATTCTTCCCGGCACTTACCGACAAACTGGTGAAAAGGTTCTATTTTAAAAATGGCGTTCTCACCAAATAA
- a CDS encoding DUF2723 domain-containing protein, giving the protein MNFNRVNNLTGWIVCLIACLVYILTAEAGGSLWDCGEFVSSCFKLQIPHPPGAPLFVLLGRIFIVLFGDDPLTAAKGVNMMNAIASGFTILFLFWTITHFARKIVQRGKEELSGANLFAIMSAGVVGALAYTFSDSFWYSAVEGEVYALSSFFTALVFWAILKWEHAADEDPHADKWIIFIFFMMGLSIGVHLLNLLTIPAIVMVYYFKRYKPTGWGTFLAFVAGCVITGLVQVVVIQYSIKLAGKFDIWFVNGFSLPFFSGFTFFFVLLTILVAVGLRIAKKRKSHFLYLGLWCFTFMLLGYSTYLTTMIRSSANPGVDMFNVDNPNALVGYLGREQYGDFPLVKGQVFTASPVEYKETGMKYTKGENKYIEIGQDVKPVYAEEDQMFFPRVWDASNDQGHADFYRDWLNLEQGEKPTMADNIKWFVSYQNNFMYLRYFMWNFSGKQNDIQGFGNARDGNWITGIPFVDNAMLGDQSKMPDALKENKANNKLFMLPFILGLLGLFYHYSKRKEDFLVNLLLFFFTGFAIVVYLNQAGNQPRERDYAYVGSFYAFAVWIGLGVLQIREWLSRKIALPTAGYASALVCLLAVPVLMGFQEWDDHDRSKKQLARDLARNYLESCAPNAILFTFGDNDTYPLWYAQEVEGIRPDVRVINNSLLGIDWYINQLRYKVNNSNPIDVIFSADQIQGRNRDYIVYNAKQGVPQDAYFDLKDFLKNVIASDDPTYKVALQSGERINFFPVRKFKVPVDINKVRGNNTVNANDSVMAEMRFEIPAERNVLMKNDLAVLAIIAANQWDRPIYFTSPYGELGFGNYLRKDGLTYRLVPVANNTTLNTEWMMDKLLNKFTSGNADKPGVYFDEENRRHLNTIRLAYAELGGQLADMNRKEEANKILNKGDALMLESNMPYGMPSTVRGYPHNLVSMRFLEAALKAGNKELSAKVSASLRKDLEQQMRYYSALPESKQMSLMREMQFAQQLMQMQNELEKQYSAGTKPPSPEGGQVITNDSAK; this is encoded by the coding sequence ATGAACTTTAACCGTGTCAACAACCTTACCGGATGGATCGTTTGCCTGATCGCCTGTTTGGTGTACATTCTCACCGCGGAAGCGGGCGGCAGCCTCTGGGACTGCGGAGAATTCGTGAGCAGTTGCTTTAAACTCCAGATTCCCCACCCTCCGGGCGCACCATTGTTCGTACTGCTGGGCAGAATATTCATCGTGCTCTTCGGCGATGACCCGCTCACCGCCGCCAAAGGCGTGAACATGATGAACGCCATCGCCTCGGGATTCACCATATTGTTCCTGTTCTGGACCATCACCCATTTCGCACGGAAAATCGTTCAGCGTGGGAAGGAAGAACTTTCCGGTGCCAACCTTTTCGCGATCATGAGCGCAGGTGTGGTAGGTGCGCTGGCGTATACTTTCAGCGATTCCTTCTGGTACAGTGCCGTGGAAGGTGAAGTGTATGCACTTTCCTCCTTTTTCACCGCCCTTGTTTTCTGGGCCATCCTGAAATGGGAACACGCAGCCGACGAGGATCCCCATGCCGATAAATGGATCATTTTCATCTTCTTCATGATGGGACTCTCTATTGGTGTCCACCTGCTGAACCTGCTTACCATTCCCGCCATTGTAATGGTGTATTATTTCAAGCGATACAAACCAACCGGATGGGGCACCTTCCTGGCTTTTGTGGCCGGATGTGTGATCACGGGCCTTGTACAGGTAGTGGTGATTCAGTACTCCATTAAGCTGGCCGGAAAGTTCGATATCTGGTTCGTAAACGGATTCAGTCTGCCTTTCTTCTCCGGTTTCACCTTCTTTTTCGTGCTGTTGACCATACTCGTTGCCGTAGGTTTACGCATTGCGAAAAAAAGAAAGAGCCACTTTCTTTACCTCGGTCTCTGGTGCTTCACCTTCATGCTCCTCGGCTACTCCACGTACCTCACAACCATGATCCGTTCCAGTGCAAACCCTGGTGTGGACATGTTCAACGTGGACAATCCCAATGCCCTCGTTGGTTACCTGGGTCGTGAACAATATGGGGATTTTCCGCTGGTGAAGGGCCAGGTGTTCACCGCATCGCCTGTTGAGTACAAAGAAACAGGCATGAAGTACACCAAAGGCGAGAACAAATACATTGAAATTGGCCAGGATGTGAAACCCGTTTACGCGGAAGAGGACCAAATGTTCTTCCCCCGTGTTTGGGATGCCAGCAACGACCAGGGTCATGCGGATTTCTACCGCGACTGGCTGAACCTGGAACAGGGAGAAAAACCTACCATGGCAGATAACATCAAATGGTTCGTGAGCTACCAGAACAACTTCATGTACCTGCGTTATTTCATGTGGAACTTCTCCGGCAAACAAAACGATATCCAGGGATTCGGCAATGCCCGAGACGGTAACTGGATCACCGGTATTCCCTTTGTTGACAACGCTATGCTGGGCGATCAGAGCAAAATGCCAGACGCCCTCAAAGAAAATAAGGCCAACAACAAACTGTTCATGCTGCCCTTTATACTGGGACTGCTCGGCCTGTTCTACCATTACAGCAAAAGGAAAGAAGATTTTCTCGTGAACCTGCTGCTATTCTTCTTTACGGGTTTCGCCATCGTGGTGTACCTCAATCAGGCGGGTAACCAACCCCGTGAGCGTGACTATGCTTACGTGGGCTCTTTCTATGCGTTCGCCGTGTGGATAGGTCTTGGCGTATTGCAGATCCGCGAATGGCTCTCCAGGAAAATAGCCCTGCCCACCGCAGGTTATGCCTCCGCCCTCGTTTGTCTGCTCGCCGTTCCGGTGCTGATGGGCTTCCAGGAATGGGATGACCACGACAGGAGCAAAAAACAACTCGCCCGCGACCTGGCACGCAACTACCTCGAAAGCTGTGCCCCCAACGCTATACTGTTCACCTTCGGCGACAACGACACCTACCCCCTCTGGTACGCCCAGGAAGTGGAAGGCATCCGTCCGGATGTAAGGGTGATCAACAATAGTTTGCTGGGTATCGACTGGTACATCAACCAGCTCCGGTACAAAGTGAACAACAGCAATCCTATTGACGTGATCTTCTCCGCCGACCAGATACAGGGACGGAACCGCGACTATATTGTGTACAACGCCAAACAAGGTGTGCCACAGGATGCCTATTTCGACCTGAAGGATTTCCTGAAGAACGTGATCGCCAGCGATGATCCTACTTATAAAGTGGCACTACAGAGCGGTGAACGCATCAACTTCTTCCCGGTAAGGAAGTTTAAAGTGCCCGTTGATATCAATAAAGTGCGGGGCAACAACACCGTGAACGCGAACGATTCGGTAATGGCAGAAATGCGTTTTGAAATTCCCGCTGAAAGAAATGTGCTGATGAAGAATGACCTTGCGGTACTGGCTATTATCGCCGCGAACCAGTGGGACCGTCCGATCTACTTCACTTCTCCTTACGGTGAACTGGGTTTTGGAAATTACCTCCGGAAAGATGGCCTTACCTACAGGCTCGTTCCGGTAGCCAACAATACCACCCTGAACACGGAATGGATGATGGATAAATTGCTGAACAAGTTCACTTCCGGCAACGCCGATAAGCCAGGGGTATATTTCGATGAAGAGAACCGTCGCCACCTCAACACCATCCGCCTCGCTTACGCAGAACTCGGCGGACAACTGGCCGATATGAACCGGAAGGAAGAAGCCAATAAAATACTGAACAAAGGAGACGCCCTGATGCTGGAATCCAACATGCCCTACGGTATGCCCAGCACGGTTCGCGGATACCCGCACAACCTCGTGAGTATGCGCTTCCTCGAAGCCGCGCTGAAAGCTGGTAACAAGGAACTCTCCGCCAAAGTATCCGCTTCCCTCCGCAAGGACCTGGAGCAGCAGATGCGCTATTATTCTGCTTTACCTGAATCCAAACAAATGAGCCTGATGCGCGAAATGCAATTCGCTCAACAACTGATGCAGATGCAGAATGAACTGGAAAAACAGTACAGCGCCGGTACCAAACCACCCTCCCCCGAAGGTGGCCAGGTGATCACCAACGACAGTGCCAAATAA
- a CDS encoding TetR/AcrR family transcriptional regulator codes for MVNSQIEKDPIREDILNGAHTLFQRFGFKKTTMEDIARQIGKSKSALYYYYKTKEEIFEAVVLRDMDCQREVALNAIAEVESAKDKFCLFFTSILQDVRRKANQFSLFRNDFFENPHLIINIAKQREEEVSELIKNLLILGISRGEVKMMSAAEMEVWAKMVNITMRAIGSKLFLDEAFDDMEEHLPFMAEAIFCGVGK; via the coding sequence ATGGTGAATAGTCAAATTGAGAAGGATCCCATCCGGGAAGATATATTGAATGGTGCGCATACCCTCTTCCAGCGTTTCGGGTTCAAGAAAACCACCATGGAGGATATTGCCCGCCAGATCGGGAAATCGAAAAGCGCACTGTACTATTATTACAAGACCAAAGAAGAGATTTTTGAAGCGGTTGTACTGCGTGATATGGATTGCCAGCGTGAGGTGGCGTTAAACGCGATCGCGGAAGTGGAGTCGGCGAAAGATAAGTTCTGTTTGTTCTTTACAAGCATTCTTCAGGATGTGCGCCGGAAAGCGAATCAGTTTTCGCTTTTCAGAAATGACTTCTTCGAGAACCCGCATCTTATCATCAATATTGCGAAGCAAAGGGAGGAAGAGGTGTCGGAGCTGATCAAGAATCTGTTGATACTGGGAATAAGCAGGGGGGAAGTAAAGATGATGAGTGCCGCTGAAATGGAAGTGTGGGCCAAAATGGTGAACATCACGATGCGGGCGATAGGAAGTAAGCTTTTCCTGGATGAGGCGTTTGATGATATGGAGGAGCATTTGCCGTTTATGGCGGAGGCGATTTTTTGCGGGGTAGGGAAGTGA